A genomic window from Thalassoroseus pseudoceratinae includes:
- the hemE gene encoding uroporphyrinogen decarboxylase, giving the protein MTPELQNSRFLKTVRREPTDTTPIWIMRQAGRYLPEYQAVRSGHTFLEFCKRPDLAAQVTLDAQRILGVDAAILFADLPTILEPMGFELDYQPGPQIGNPLRTGKDLDRIREVEDIDAMSYVFETVKLVRQDLPADIPLIGFCGSPFTLASYAIEGAGSKNYIHTKSLMYRDPGAWHEFLGRLSRSVVKHLRKQLETGCQLVQLFDSWAGCLSPDDYREYVLPHTRSVIEALPDDAYVINFLTGNPALLPLLRESGGDVIGLDWRVDLREGWKTVGHDVAVQGNLDPVVLFADLDSIRQRTKAVLDATDGRPGHIFNLGHGVMPDMNPDHVKALVKMVHEMGAR; this is encoded by the coding sequence ATGACGCCCGAATTGCAGAATAGTCGCTTTCTCAAAACCGTTCGGCGGGAACCAACCGATACCACGCCGATTTGGATTATGCGGCAAGCCGGTCGCTATTTGCCTGAGTATCAGGCGGTTCGTAGCGGCCACACATTCCTTGAGTTCTGCAAACGACCGGATTTGGCGGCCCAAGTCACGCTGGATGCTCAACGGATTCTGGGAGTCGATGCGGCCATTCTCTTTGCGGATTTGCCCACGATTCTGGAACCAATGGGCTTTGAACTCGATTACCAACCTGGCCCACAGATCGGAAACCCGCTGCGAACCGGCAAGGATTTGGATCGTATTCGGGAAGTCGAAGACATCGACGCCATGAGTTACGTCTTCGAGACGGTCAAACTCGTGCGGCAAGATTTGCCAGCGGATATTCCGTTGATCGGGTTCTGTGGTTCGCCGTTCACGTTGGCTTCGTACGCCATCGAGGGAGCCGGTTCGAAGAACTATATTCACACGAAATCCCTGATGTACCGCGACCCTGGTGCGTGGCACGAGTTTCTCGGTCGGTTGTCTCGCAGTGTGGTGAAGCACCTTCGCAAGCAACTCGAGACGGGTTGTCAGTTGGTGCAGTTATTCGATAGCTGGGCTGGTTGCTTGTCGCCCGACGATTACCGTGAGTATGTGTTGCCACACACGCGATCGGTTATCGAGGCGTTACCGGACGATGCGTACGTCATCAACTTCCTGACCGGCAATCCGGCGCTTCTGCCATTGCTGCGGGAGTCCGGTGGTGACGTGATTGGCTTAGATTGGCGAGTCGATCTGCGTGAGGGTTGGAAAACGGTCGGGCACGATGTTGCTGTGCAAGGCAATCTTGATCCTGTGGTGCTGTTTGCCGATCTGGATTCGATTCGTCAGCGAACGAAAGCCGTGCTTGACGCCACTGATGGACGACCGGGGCATATCTTCAATCTCGGGCATGGTGTGATGCCGGATATGAATCCCGACCATGTCAAAGCTCTCGTCAAGATGGTTCATGAGATGGGAGCACGGTAG
- a CDS encoding glucose 1-dehydrogenase — MKAVAVRPGQPDSVHLAELPKPKVEDIPDGRGVLVRVLKVGVDATDREINEALYGTAPPGSDFLVLGHECFGVVEEVGPAVKHVKPGDYVACTVRRPGGSIYDKIGRSDITSEATYYERGICLLHGFLTEYFVDDLEFIVRMPVGLKHLHVLAEPMSVAAKAVEQAYEAQKRLQVWSPKRAFVLGAGQIGLLTTLILRLRNLEVYTLARTKPPTLKADIVEELGAEYISLRDKSLSELADEVGQADIIVEATGNSQVAFESMNVLGQNGVLVWTSITGGRSSHEIHSDKINLDWVLGNKLLLGTVNGNYRHFELGIADLALGEVTYPGVIEKILTNPVDGLENYAEMMRLLVEDKSALKVYVNVADE; from the coding sequence ATGAAGGCGGTTGCCGTTCGACCTGGACAGCCCGATAGTGTCCACCTTGCCGAATTGCCGAAACCGAAAGTCGAAGACATCCCCGACGGGCGTGGAGTCTTAGTCCGCGTGTTAAAGGTCGGCGTCGACGCCACGGACCGGGAAATCAACGAAGCATTATATGGCACCGCACCCCCGGGAAGTGATTTTCTCGTTCTCGGCCATGAGTGTTTCGGTGTCGTCGAGGAAGTCGGACCGGCCGTAAAACACGTCAAGCCAGGCGATTACGTCGCTTGCACCGTTCGTCGCCCCGGCGGTTCGATCTACGACAAAATCGGCCGCTCCGATATCACGAGCGAAGCCACCTACTACGAACGCGGCATCTGCCTGCTTCACGGGTTCCTAACGGAATACTTCGTAGACGACCTGGAATTCATTGTCCGCATGCCGGTCGGCTTGAAACATCTACACGTCTTGGCGGAGCCGATGAGTGTGGCCGCGAAAGCGGTCGAACAAGCGTACGAGGCCCAAAAACGCCTGCAAGTCTGGAGTCCCAAGCGTGCATTCGTTCTCGGTGCGGGTCAGATCGGCTTGCTGACCACCTTGATTCTTCGACTGCGAAACTTGGAAGTCTACACGCTCGCAAGAACAAAACCGCCAACGTTGAAAGCGGACATCGTCGAGGAGTTGGGAGCGGAGTACATCAGTCTCCGGGACAAATCTCTGAGTGAGTTGGCTGATGAAGTTGGCCAAGCCGATATCATCGTCGAAGCGACCGGCAACTCTCAAGTGGCGTTTGAATCGATGAACGTCCTGGGGCAGAACGGCGTTCTCGTTTGGACAAGCATCACCGGTGGGCGAAGCAGTCACGAAATCCATTCCGACAAGATCAATCTCGATTGGGTTCTTGGTAATAAACTTCTGCTCGGCACGGTCAACGGGAACTATCGCCACTTCGAACTTGGTATCGCCGATCTCGCATTGGGCGAAGTGACGTATCCCGGTGTGATCGAAAAAATCTTGACCAATCCCGTCGATGGTCTCGAAAACTACGCCGAAATGATGCGGTTGCTCGTGGAAGACAAATCCGCCCTGAAGGTCTACGTGAACGTTGCAGACGAGTAA
- a CDS encoding NAD(P)/FAD-dependent oxidoreductase, with translation MDSNQKPVIIVGAGLAGLTCATELFRLSQSFVLLEAADAVGGRVRTDEVEGFLLDRGFQVLLTAYPETQRFLDYSRLDLKAFLPGATIYHGGRFCRFVDPWREPTQLLQTAFSSVGNLVDKLRVARVRSVASRGRLVDVLTGKNKTTADVLREDYHFTSGMIDQFFRPFLGGVFLDRDLETTSRMLHFVFRMFSQGDTAVPAHGMQAIPDQLAVGLPTESLRLNTRVQSVTQTRVTLESGEILDGRAVVVATDGLTASLLCSEIPKPKPPRSVTGLYFACDQSPVAEPILILNGESQGPVNNVAVMSQVSSGYAPEGQHLISVSVLEANRETLESEVRQQLKSWFGDSVDQWRHLRTYEIPAALPDQSPASLEPASRTRRLECGVYVCGDHCENGSINGAMASGRLTAEAIASSMS, from the coding sequence ATGGACTCGAATCAAAAACCGGTGATCATCGTCGGTGCAGGACTAGCAGGACTGACTTGTGCAACGGAATTGTTTCGTCTTAGTCAGTCATTCGTATTGCTAGAAGCCGCTGATGCTGTGGGTGGTCGAGTTCGTACGGATGAGGTCGAAGGGTTTTTGCTGGATCGCGGTTTTCAGGTTCTGCTGACCGCGTATCCGGAAACGCAACGATTTCTTGACTATAGTCGTCTTGATCTCAAAGCATTCCTGCCAGGGGCCACAATCTATCATGGTGGTCGGTTCTGCCGATTTGTTGACCCTTGGCGGGAACCGACGCAACTGCTACAGACAGCCTTTTCTAGTGTTGGAAATCTGGTCGACAAGTTGCGAGTAGCAAGGGTTCGTTCGGTTGCTAGTCGGGGCCGGCTCGTCGATGTTCTAACGGGTAAGAATAAAACAACGGCCGATGTACTTCGTGAAGACTATCATTTCACGTCGGGAATGATTGATCAGTTTTTTCGACCGTTTCTCGGCGGTGTCTTTTTAGACCGCGATCTGGAAACAACAAGTCGGATGCTGCACTTTGTGTTTCGTATGTTTAGTCAAGGCGACACAGCGGTGCCCGCACACGGGATGCAAGCCATACCGGATCAACTCGCAGTTGGACTCCCGACAGAATCTCTCCGGTTGAATACTCGAGTTCAATCAGTCACTCAGACTCGGGTTACGCTTGAGAGTGGTGAAATACTCGATGGCCGTGCGGTGGTGGTCGCGACTGATGGGCTCACTGCGAGTCTGCTATGTTCGGAAATTCCGAAACCGAAGCCACCCCGTTCCGTCACCGGTCTGTATTTTGCATGCGATCAAAGTCCGGTTGCCGAACCGATTCTGATATTGAATGGTGAGTCACAAGGGCCGGTCAACAATGTCGCCGTGATGAGCCAAGTTTCCAGCGGGTATGCACCTGAAGGGCAACATCTGATTTCGGTCTCTGTCTTGGAGGCGAATCGAGAAACCCTAGAGTCTGAAGTGCGACAGCAACTCAAGTCTTGGTTTGGAGATTCGGTTGATCAGTGGCGGCATCTTCGGACGTATGAAATTCCCGCGGCGTTACCCGATCAATCCCCTGCGTCGCTGGAGCCAGCAAGCCGAACGCGACGTTTGGAGTGTGGCGTGTATGTGTGTGGCGATCACTGTGAGAATGGTTCGATCAATGGGGCAATGGCCTCGGGGCGTCTGACCGCCGAAGCCATTGCATCGAGCATGAGCTAA
- a CDS encoding alpha/beta hydrolase family protein, which translates to MYRSRMFVFVSIFLGGLSALQSAEPEKTDGDRMVREYFRSETAKLTERALADVQSKSDWIEKRPEYHRQLREMLGLDPWPQRTPLEAKITGGSEEDEFRVENVHFQSMPGLYVTGNLYLPNDASADSKLPAILYVCGHGRIKKNGVSYGNKAHYQHHGAWFARNGYVCLTIDTIQLGEIEGLHHGTYREGMWWWHSRGYTPAGVEAWNGMRAIDYLVSRPEVDADRIGVTGRSGGGAYSWWVAALDERVKAAVPVAGITSLHNHIMGGAGRPDGCIEGHCDCMYMVNTYRWDFPLVAALVAPRALLISNTDKDPIFPLDGVVDVYNKTRRIYRLLGAEKKIGLQITEGPHLDTQELRVHAFHWFNKYLKGEDPLISTTATKFFEPEELKVFPKTGLPDDERVTTIHESFVPAAPKPSIPMDENEWQQLKDGWFTQLNEKVFRGWPNDEYQDDASLDVEKQKTPRIQVEATNPFVIDEYQFTSQDNIRLPFYLVRSNSTKLENITQLEFVVFGESSWERLGEMLKSSAEKLMQSGSLAERAIVFFPPRGVGPTAWGSTPVKRTHIRRRFALLGQTLAGMQVWDAIRAVAAVRSLSGLSDAKLHMTGREDAAITALYASLYVPDVVQVTLQELPPSHQDGPDLLNVLKYLDVPQVVGMAAGNSAVVIIDNASDHWDWPRMLDKKLGWGRLKTESRE; encoded by the coding sequence ATGTATCGTTCTCGAATGTTTGTTTTCGTTTCCATCTTCTTGGGCGGGCTGTCTGCCTTGCAATCCGCTGAACCGGAGAAAACCGACGGCGACCGCATGGTGCGGGAGTACTTCCGAAGCGAGACGGCAAAGCTCACAGAGCGGGCTTTAGCCGATGTGCAGTCCAAGTCGGATTGGATCGAAAAACGTCCCGAGTATCATCGACAACTTCGTGAGATGTTAGGGCTTGATCCCTGGCCGCAGCGAACACCGCTCGAAGCGAAAATTACCGGTGGCAGCGAAGAAGATGAGTTCCGCGTTGAAAACGTACATTTTCAATCCATGCCGGGTTTGTACGTCACTGGTAATCTTTATCTCCCAAATGATGCATCAGCGGATTCCAAGTTGCCGGCGATTCTGTATGTCTGTGGTCACGGACGCATCAAGAAGAACGGTGTCAGTTACGGCAACAAAGCCCACTACCAACATCATGGTGCGTGGTTTGCTCGCAATGGTTACGTATGTCTGACGATCGACACGATTCAACTCGGGGAAATCGAAGGACTGCATCACGGCACGTACCGCGAAGGCATGTGGTGGTGGCATTCCCGAGGGTATACACCGGCGGGAGTTGAAGCTTGGAATGGAATGCGAGCAATCGACTATTTGGTGAGTCGTCCGGAAGTCGATGCAGATCGTATTGGCGTTACCGGCCGTTCTGGTGGTGGTGCGTATTCGTGGTGGGTCGCGGCGCTTGATGAACGCGTCAAAGCGGCTGTTCCAGTCGCCGGCATTACCAGCCTTCATAACCATATCATGGGTGGTGCCGGGCGTCCTGATGGTTGTATCGAAGGACACTGCGATTGCATGTATATGGTGAATACTTATCGCTGGGATTTTCCTCTTGTCGCCGCACTCGTCGCGCCGCGAGCATTACTAATATCCAATACCGACAAAGATCCGATCTTTCCGCTGGATGGCGTTGTTGATGTCTACAATAAAACTCGTCGAATCTATCGCCTACTAGGAGCGGAAAAGAAAATTGGTCTGCAGATTACAGAAGGGCCGCATCTTGATACCCAAGAACTCCGTGTGCATGCGTTTCACTGGTTCAATAAGTACCTAAAAGGCGAAGACCCCCTCATTTCGACGACTGCAACCAAGTTCTTCGAACCAGAAGAACTGAAAGTTTTTCCAAAAACCGGTTTGCCAGACGACGAACGTGTGACAACAATTCACGAAAGTTTTGTTCCAGCCGCCCCAAAGCCTTCGATTCCTATGGATGAAAATGAATGGCAGCAACTCAAAGACGGTTGGTTCACTCAGTTGAATGAGAAGGTTTTTCGTGGTTGGCCGAACGACGAGTATCAGGACGATGCTAGTCTCGACGTCGAGAAACAGAAGACCCCTCGTATTCAAGTTGAGGCAACCAATCCTTTTGTGATTGACGAATACCAATTCACTAGTCAAGACAACATCCGTTTGCCGTTTTATCTCGTGCGTTCAAACTCGACCAAGCTCGAAAATATCACACAACTTGAATTCGTGGTTTTTGGGGAGTCGAGCTGGGAACGTCTTGGTGAGATGTTGAAGTCATCCGCTGAGAAACTGATGCAATCGGGGTCACTTGCCGAGAGAGCGATCGTGTTCTTCCCGCCACGTGGTGTTGGTCCGACAGCATGGGGAAGCACTCCGGTGAAACGAACTCACATTCGCCGCCGATTCGCATTGCTAGGACAAACTCTTGCAGGGATGCAGGTCTGGGACGCAATTCGTGCAGTCGCAGCAGTCCGGTCGTTGTCCGGTCTTTCAGATGCGAAACTTCATATGACTGGCCGCGAAGATGCGGCAATCACAGCACTTTATGCGAGTTTATATGTTCCCGATGTGGTGCAAGTAACACTTCAAGAGCTTCCACCGAGCCACCAGGATGGTCCGGATCTGTTAAACGTTCTCAAGTATCTAGACGTGCCGCAAGTCGTCGGGATGGCAGCTGGAAATTCGGCAGTTGTGATCATTGATAACGCAAGCGATCACTGGGATTGGCCCCGAATGTTAGACAAGAAACTCGGCTGGGGGCGATTGAAAACTGAGTCTCGAGAATAG
- a CDS encoding AAA family ATPase — MEFDHDLLDALTEFGTVLSVRFADRPTPLAFKRDDVIETLQQHLGQASHNSFVLVGPSGCGKTAILHELFRRIARRDEQPWIVLETSTSQLMAGTSYIGEWQTRVDGLIRAAERSRNVLVYLTDLHLLPQAGRHSKSDENMGGFFAQAMEQGTLTVIGEATPENYRRGVEQLPSFHKLFGVFRLEETESQETAEILTAYANARRDEFALDSGVQLVFPDQTLLNVQEFGRLYFPGFASPGGAIKLLDQLISRKTRDNSATNDANADYASAASVSDRIEFQPEDVVRTLETSTGIPSRLLDDTQPLRVSETRKFFESRVIGQSAAVDAVLDLITLIKAGLTNPSKPQGVLFFVGPTGVGKTELAKALAEFIFGSADRLLRFDMSEFKDYHSFEKLIGNANARNDSLLQQGNLLSRVRQQPFSVILLDEIEKAHANIFDVLLQVFDAGRLTDSLGQTTNFTQTIIIMTSNLGSDLHETTFGFQADAESAPPSGPPAAMEEFFRPEFINRIDRIISFKPLEREHARILAQRELGQVLLRSGITRRELRVDVDPGVIDILVRDGFSPVFGARPLKRAVETLALLPIARQIVQMTGDHRQALLRLIPNGRNISARVVEDRQTRRQETLVRGVPVVDPIVGTKSKLKPKQIAERITQLTDAITSLEQQCRDKKLEEQKTELLHLTTQKDFWDVPSFARETLGEIYRIERLLEAVGRVRTRLDSLESRYEAARNRQDADEFSAVAERAAEVQLHADLVKYSLECRGKFDRGDAFVQVSAVAEDAPQDLAHRLCEMYANWATLKGFGVKTVHEELSKTGATADVVLLIEGVAAFGILRGEDGMHEFVFGRTSDEAKQSFFVRVRVLPLVDSDDDRVPAGEISVNSQRSRGTGLRCNRYRSRTQAKHQASALTVSAQNDLQPDEARPLVEDWLQSELYRQRSLASVSSVHRSETAIRKYTIRPQPHARDNRTGVTSQNLSSVWKGEIDEFLYAALISSTETTDVLGS; from the coding sequence ATGGAATTCGACCACGATCTCTTAGACGCCCTTACCGAATTCGGCACGGTTCTATCAGTGCGGTTTGCCGACCGACCAACGCCGTTGGCGTTCAAACGTGACGATGTGATCGAAACGCTGCAACAGCACCTGGGTCAAGCGTCGCACAACTCATTCGTGCTCGTTGGACCGTCAGGATGTGGCAAAACTGCGATCCTTCACGAGTTGTTTCGGCGAATCGCCCGACGCGACGAGCAACCTTGGATCGTGTTGGAAACCTCCACATCGCAATTGATGGCCGGAACGTCCTACATCGGTGAATGGCAAACGCGAGTTGATGGCCTCATCCGAGCCGCGGAACGTTCACGGAATGTCTTGGTCTATCTCACCGACCTCCACTTACTCCCGCAGGCGGGACGACACTCGAAATCCGATGAGAACATGGGCGGCTTCTTCGCGCAAGCGATGGAGCAGGGCACACTCACGGTGATCGGGGAAGCCACACCGGAGAACTACCGGCGCGGCGTGGAACAACTCCCATCGTTCCACAAGTTGTTTGGTGTTTTCCGGCTGGAGGAAACTGAGAGCCAGGAAACCGCCGAAATTCTCACAGCATATGCAAACGCTCGACGCGACGAGTTCGCGTTGGACTCCGGCGTTCAATTGGTCTTTCCAGATCAAACGTTGTTGAACGTCCAAGAATTTGGCCGATTGTACTTCCCGGGATTCGCCAGCCCGGGGGGAGCGATCAAACTTCTCGACCAACTGATTAGCCGAAAGACCCGAGACAACTCGGCGACCAACGATGCCAATGCCGATTATGCGTCAGCGGCCTCGGTTTCCGATCGCATCGAATTCCAACCCGAGGATGTCGTGCGGACGTTGGAAACGAGCACGGGCATTCCTAGCCGACTTCTCGACGACACCCAACCGCTGCGGGTTTCCGAAACGCGAAAGTTTTTCGAGTCCCGCGTGATCGGGCAATCCGCTGCGGTCGATGCCGTCCTCGATCTCATCACATTGATCAAAGCGGGGCTGACAAACCCGTCCAAACCGCAGGGCGTCTTGTTTTTTGTCGGTCCGACGGGCGTGGGGAAGACCGAACTGGCGAAAGCACTTGCCGAGTTTATTTTCGGGTCCGCCGATCGGTTGTTGCGGTTCGACATGAGCGAATTCAAAGATTATCACTCCTTCGAAAAGCTCATCGGCAACGCAAATGCCCGCAACGATTCGCTGCTGCAACAGGGAAATTTGTTGTCACGGGTCCGGCAGCAACCGTTCTCCGTCATTCTGCTCGACGAAATCGAGAAGGCCCACGCGAACATTTTCGATGTGCTACTCCAAGTCTTCGATGCCGGCCGTCTCACCGATTCACTGGGACAAACGACGAACTTCACGCAGACCATTATTATTATGACCAGCAATCTCGGCAGTGATTTGCACGAGACCACGTTTGGATTTCAAGCCGATGCGGAATCCGCCCCGCCATCGGGACCACCGGCGGCGATGGAAGAATTCTTCCGGCCGGAGTTCATCAATCGCATTGACCGCATCATTTCGTTTAAGCCGCTCGAACGGGAGCACGCCCGCATCCTGGCACAACGGGAGCTTGGCCAGGTCTTGCTCCGAAGTGGCATCACGCGACGAGAATTGCGAGTGGATGTCGACCCGGGGGTGATCGACATTCTAGTCCGTGACGGTTTCAGTCCCGTTTTCGGGGCACGTCCGCTCAAGCGTGCCGTCGAAACTCTCGCGTTGCTGCCAATTGCTCGACAGATCGTGCAGATGACCGGTGATCATCGGCAAGCGCTACTCCGGTTGATTCCCAATGGACGCAACATTTCGGCACGGGTTGTCGAGGATCGGCAAACGCGTCGACAAGAAACGCTCGTCCGGGGCGTGCCAGTCGTTGACCCGATTGTCGGTACGAAGTCCAAGCTCAAACCAAAACAAATTGCGGAGCGAATCACTCAACTGACAGACGCCATCACCAGCCTCGAACAACAATGCCGAGACAAGAAGCTTGAAGAACAGAAAACCGAGTTGCTGCACCTCACGACTCAGAAAGATTTCTGGGACGTCCCGTCATTTGCCCGCGAAACTCTGGGAGAGATTTACCGGATCGAGCGGCTGCTCGAAGCCGTCGGACGTGTCCGGACACGACTCGATTCGCTGGAATCCCGTTATGAGGCCGCCCGCAATCGTCAGGATGCCGACGAATTCTCAGCCGTCGCCGAACGCGCTGCGGAAGTTCAACTTCATGCAGACTTGGTGAAATACAGCTTGGAGTGCCGAGGAAAATTTGACCGCGGTGATGCGTTTGTGCAAGTCTCTGCCGTAGCCGAAGACGCCCCTCAGGATCTTGCTCATCGACTCTGCGAGATGTACGCCAATTGGGCAACACTGAAAGGGTTTGGCGTAAAAACAGTTCACGAGGAGCTATCAAAGACTGGTGCCACGGCGGATGTCGTGTTGCTCATCGAGGGTGTCGCTGCGTTTGGCATCCTGCGTGGCGAAGATGGGATGCATGAGTTCGTCTTCGGTCGCACTTCGGACGAAGCGAAGCAATCGTTTTTTGTGCGAGTGCGGGTACTTCCGCTGGTCGATTCGGACGACGACCGCGTGCCCGCCGGCGAGATCAGCGTGAACTCGCAACGTAGTCGCGGGACGGGTCTACGTTGCAACCGTTACCGCTCCCGAACGCAAGCCAAGCACCAAGCCTCCGCATTGACCGTTTCCGCCCAGAATGATCTGCAACCGGACGAAGCCCGACCGTTGGTCGAAGACTGGTTGCAATCGGAACTCTATCGACAAAGGTCGCTTGCGTCGGTGTCGTCGGTTCACAGGTCTGAAACGGCGATCCGAAAATATACGATTCGGCCGCAACCCCACGCACGAGACAATCGGACGGGCGTCACGTCACAAAATTTGTCGTCGGTCTGGAAAGGTGAGATCGACGAGTTTTTGTACGCCGCGCTCATCTCAAGCACAGAAACAACAGACGTCCTGGGAAGCTAA
- a CDS encoding peptidylprolyl isomerase: protein MRVQLTLPILLALLLLTPFLRAEDVLVRVNGEPITQTDLDFLALSRRVPKERRELVRERLLDILVERQLMRSLLKSRGVEVDAKEIDRRIARLKQSLKENGEDPQAVLKRIGMDDDRLRNELALPLMWQTYLGTIVQPERIRKYYRDHQSQFDGTRLRARQIFRKMPRSATDEEAAAAKEELSEIRFRIVAGVLGFKTAVEQFSDAASKENGGDVGWFGWRGGLPANVSKAAFALEGDAISEPIRSPFGWHLVQVTDRKPGEISLEDARPLVLNALSQELWQEMVEKERETAKIEPIDSNAN from the coding sequence ATGCGAGTTCAATTGACGTTGCCGATACTTTTAGCGTTGCTCTTACTGACACCGTTTCTGCGGGCCGAGGACGTTCTCGTTCGTGTGAATGGGGAACCGATCACACAAACGGATCTGGATTTCCTGGCGTTGTCTCGTCGTGTTCCGAAGGAACGACGGGAATTGGTGCGTGAGCGATTGCTGGACATCTTAGTGGAACGGCAACTGATGCGTTCGTTGTTGAAGTCTCGCGGAGTCGAGGTGGATGCCAAAGAAATTGATCGACGAATTGCGCGACTGAAACAGTCGCTCAAAGAGAACGGAGAGGACCCCCAAGCGGTCTTGAAACGCATCGGCATGGACGATGACCGACTACGAAACGAACTAGCGTTGCCGTTGATGTGGCAGACGTATCTCGGGACGATCGTGCAACCGGAGCGGATTCGCAAATACTATCGTGATCATCAATCGCAATTCGATGGAACGAGACTCCGTGCACGTCAGATCTTTCGCAAAATGCCCCGCTCGGCAACTGACGAGGAGGCTGCAGCGGCGAAGGAGGAACTCAGTGAGATCCGATTTCGCATCGTCGCCGGCGTGTTAGGGTTCAAAACTGCGGTCGAGCAGTTTTCGGATGCGGCTTCGAAAGAGAATGGCGGCGATGTTGGCTGGTTCGGTTGGCGAGGTGGATTGCCAGCGAACGTATCGAAGGCGGCGTTCGCTTTGGAGGGCGATGCCATCAGCGAGCCGATTCGTAGTCCGTTCGGTTGGCATCTGGTTCAAGTCACTGATCGGAAGCCCGGTGAGATTAGTTTGGAGGACGCGCGGCCGCTCGTCTTGAACGCTCTCTCGCAAGAACTGTGGCAGGAAATGGTCGAGAAGGAACGTGAGACGGCGAAGATCGAACCTATCGACTCCAACGCGAATTAG
- a CDS encoding alpha/beta fold hydrolase, which translates to MPRISLEDTELNVLDQGHGPTVLLVHGFPVDHRMWRKQTATLSQTHRVIAPDLRGFGESPATTGVISMTQFADDLADLLEQMEVAEPIVFCGLSMGGYIAWQFAHHYPEKLRGLILCDTKATADSEAAVATRHDVAEKVIADGPEFLSKSMPSKIFSNHSRAEHPELVEFVQQMIRDASPNGIAAASWGMSLRPDMTELLPTISVATLVVVGEDDELTSPSEMQTIAESIPNGKAVVVPQAGHMAPLEQPAIVNDAIINFLQSL; encoded by the coding sequence ATGCCGCGAATTTCCTTGGAAGATACCGAACTCAACGTCCTCGACCAGGGGCATGGCCCGACTGTGCTGCTCGTTCATGGATTCCCAGTAGACCACCGGATGTGGCGGAAACAGACGGCCACGCTCTCGCAAACACATCGCGTGATTGCCCCCGACCTACGCGGTTTTGGTGAATCGCCCGCAACAACTGGCGTCATTTCCATGACACAATTCGCGGACGACCTTGCCGACTTACTTGAACAAATGGAAGTCGCCGAGCCGATCGTCTTCTGCGGACTATCGATGGGCGGTTACATCGCATGGCAATTCGCCCATCATTACCCGGAAAAGTTGCGAGGTTTGATCCTTTGTGACACTAAAGCCACCGCGGACTCCGAAGCCGCCGTCGCCACCCGTCACGATGTTGCTGAAAAAGTCATCGCCGATGGCCCTGAGTTTCTATCAAAATCGATGCCATCAAAGATCTTTTCCAACCACTCGCGTGCGGAACACCCCGAACTGGTGGAGTTCGTCCAGCAGATGATTCGGGATGCCTCACCCAATGGGATCGCGGCGGCTTCGTGGGGGATGTCACTTCGTCCTGACATGACCGAACTCCTACCGACTATTAGCGTCGCGACTTTGGTCGTCGTTGGTGAAGACGATGAACTGACGTCGCCATCCGAAATGCAAACGATTGCAGAATCGATCCCCAACGGCAAAGCGGTCGTGGTGCCTCAAGCTGGCCATATGGCACCACTTGAGCAACCCGCGATCGTTAACGATGCCATTATCAATTTCTTGCAATCTCTATAG
- a CDS encoding rhodanese-like domain-containing protein, translating into MGKKHSPLFLEIVNDAKTRVQECNVDDVKQRLDAGVTFHLIDVREESEYANGHLPGAIHLGKGVIERDIEKNIPDTDAPLVLYCGGGFRSALAADALQKMGYSSVISMDGGWSGWKNAGYPTEG; encoded by the coding sequence ATGGGAAAGAAGCATTCCCCACTGTTTCTCGAGATTGTCAACGATGCCAAAACACGCGTCCAAGAATGCAACGTCGATGACGTCAAACAAAGACTCGACGCAGGTGTAACATTTCACCTGATTGATGTCCGTGAGGAAAGCGAATATGCCAACGGCCATCTGCCGGGTGCGATTCATCTAGGCAAGGGTGTTATCGAGCGTGATATCGAAAAGAACATTCCTGACACCGACGCCCCACTAGTCCTCTATTGTGGAGGTGGCTTCCGTTCTGCACTCGCTGCCGACGCACTTCAAAAAATGGGCTATAGCAGCGTTATCAGTATGGACGGCGGTTGGAGCGGTTGGAAGAACGCGGGTTACCCTACCGAAGGTTAA